A genomic segment from Nodularia sphaerocarpa UHCC 0038 encodes:
- the polA gene encoding DNA polymerase I encodes MSQTSNPVTTTRPTFILVDGHSLAYRSYFAFAKGRDGGLRTKSGIPTSVCFGFLKCLLEVITTEQPQAMAIAFDLNLPTFRHEADDTYKADRPGTPEDFVPDLKNLQELLTGFNLPIFTAPGYEADDVLGTLAQKASAAGYKVKILSGDKDLFQLINPEQEITVLNFSPDALKRSTNSITEFSIEEVKSKLGVLPTQIVDYKALCGDKSDNIPGVRGIGEKTAVQLLTKYGSLAEIYAAINEIQGAVQKKLATGKEDAEKSKYLAKIVLDVPLEINLDNCKLTGFDTSLLTPILEKLEFNHFLGKIDELQQHFGGEIAETSTVTPTDDEDEDISFFSAAETAAAILQQPASLIQPRIINTPEKLKELVKLLETFTNPDIPVAWDTETSDLEPRDATLVGIGCCWGTQPDESAYIPLAHKFGENLSQDVVFAALSPILTSADYPKTFQNGKFDRLVFRCQGIKLAGIVFDTMLASYVLNPDTPHNLNDISLRYLGLILKSYEDLVPKGQTIADISIASVGYYCCLQVHATFQLVQKLREELEKFPALHKLLLEVEQPLEEVLAEMEYTGVCINSAYLNELSQQLEIDLAKLEEKATVIAGETFNLGSPKQLSVILFDKLGLSTKYSRKIKTGYSTDVATLEKLQEVDQTGFVDAMMEYRTLSKLKSTYVDALPALVRPDTQRLHTDFNQTVTATGRLSSSNPNLQNIPIRTAFSRQIRKAFLPESGYLMAAADYSQIELRILAHLSQEPILLKAYQQNEDIHTVTARLVFEKSDITSDERRIAKTINFGVIYGMGSLRFSRSTGIDKTIANEFIKRFNERYPQVFAYLEGVKKQAISQGYVETILGRRRYVNFTNNSLRKLKNSNPEDIDLSKLKNLGPEDAGLLRSAANAPIQGSSADIIKIAMIKMHEVLQKYDARLLLQVHDELVFEVPPQEWEELQPQIKSVMENAVTLSVPLLVDVRAGDNWMETK; translated from the coding sequence ATGTCTCAAACTTCCAATCCTGTCACCACCACACGTCCCACCTTCATCCTTGTAGATGGACACTCCCTCGCCTATCGTTCTTACTTCGCTTTCGCCAAAGGACGAGATGGCGGATTGCGGACTAAATCGGGGATTCCTACCAGCGTCTGTTTTGGCTTTCTCAAATGTCTGTTAGAAGTCATAACCACAGAACAGCCCCAAGCAATGGCGATCGCTTTTGATTTAAATTTACCAACATTTCGCCACGAAGCCGACGACACATATAAAGCAGATCGTCCTGGAACACCAGAAGACTTTGTTCCCGACTTAAAAAATCTCCAAGAATTGCTAACAGGCTTTAACTTACCCATTTTCACAGCCCCAGGTTATGAAGCCGATGATGTCTTAGGAACCCTAGCACAAAAAGCATCCGCCGCAGGATATAAAGTCAAGATTTTGTCAGGCGATAAAGATTTATTTCAACTCATCAACCCAGAGCAAGAAATCACAGTTTTAAACTTTAGTCCAGATGCTCTAAAACGCTCCACAAATAGCATCACCGAATTTAGTATAGAAGAAGTTAAAAGCAAATTAGGCGTATTACCCACACAAATTGTTGATTATAAAGCCCTCTGTGGTGATAAATCAGATAACATTCCTGGTGTCAGGGGAATTGGCGAAAAAACTGCCGTACAGCTACTAACTAAATATGGTTCTTTGGCTGAAATTTATGCAGCCATAAACGAAATTCAAGGCGCTGTTCAGAAAAAATTAGCCACAGGTAAAGAAGACGCAGAGAAATCGAAATATTTAGCAAAGATTGTTTTAGACGTTCCCCTAGAAATTAATTTAGACAACTGCAAATTAACAGGATTTGATACCAGCCTTCTCACACCTATTTTAGAAAAATTAGAATTTAATCATTTCTTAGGAAAAATAGACGAACTTCAGCAACATTTCGGGGGAGAAATTGCAGAAACTTCCACAGTAACCCCCACCGATGACGAAGACGAAGATATATCGTTTTTTAGTGCTGCTGAAACAGCCGCAGCAATATTACAGCAACCCGCTTCATTAATTCAACCCAGGATTATTAACACCCCCGAAAAACTCAAAGAATTAGTAAAACTGCTAGAAACATTTACTAACCCAGATATCCCCGTCGCTTGGGATACAGAAACTTCAGATTTAGAACCACGGGATGCGACTTTAGTAGGAATTGGCTGCTGTTGGGGAACACAACCCGATGAATCAGCTTATATTCCTCTAGCGCATAAATTTGGGGAAAATTTGAGTCAAGATGTGGTATTTGCAGCACTCAGTCCCATTCTGACAAGTGCTGATTATCCCAAGACTTTCCAAAATGGCAAATTTGACCGCTTAGTATTTCGTTGTCAAGGAATTAAGCTGGCGGGAATTGTATTTGATACGATGTTAGCCAGTTATGTTCTCAATCCAGATACTCCCCACAATCTGAATGATATATCACTGCGTTATTTAGGATTAATCCTCAAAAGTTATGAAGATTTAGTTCCCAAAGGTCAAACGATTGCTGATATTAGTATTGCATCTGTAGGATATTATTGCTGTTTGCAAGTCCACGCCACATTTCAACTTGTGCAGAAATTAAGAGAGGAACTAGAAAAATTTCCCGCTTTGCATAAGTTATTATTAGAAGTAGAACAACCGCTAGAAGAAGTTTTAGCGGAAATGGAATATACAGGTGTTTGTATTAATTCAGCTTATTTAAACGAACTATCGCAGCAATTAGAAATAGATTTAGCCAAATTGGAGGAAAAAGCAACTGTAATCGCTGGAGAAACATTTAACTTGGGTTCTCCTAAACAACTGAGTGTAATATTATTTGATAAATTGGGATTAAGTACCAAATATTCCCGCAAAATCAAAACTGGTTACTCTACAGATGTGGCGACATTAGAAAAACTCCAAGAAGTTGATCAAACTGGGTTTGTTGATGCCATGATGGAGTACCGCACTTTATCTAAATTAAAGTCTACTTATGTAGATGCGTTACCAGCATTAGTCCGTCCAGATACTCAGCGACTCCACACCGATTTTAATCAAACAGTAACAGCAACTGGTAGGTTATCTTCTTCTAATCCCAACTTACAAAATATTCCCATTCGCACAGCTTTTAGTCGCCAGATTCGCAAAGCATTTTTACCAGAATCAGGATATTTAATGGCTGCGGCTGATTACTCACAAATAGAGTTGCGAATATTGGCTCATTTAAGTCAAGAACCAATATTATTAAAAGCATATCAGCAAAACGAAGATATTCACACTGTCACAGCCCGTTTAGTGTTTGAAAAATCAGATATTACATCAGATGAACGCCGGATAGCTAAAACCATCAATTTCGGTGTAATTTACGGGATGGGTTCGCTGAGGTTTTCCCGTTCAACTGGGATAGATAAAACTATTGCTAACGAGTTTATTAAGCGGTTTAATGAACGTTACCCGCAAGTTTTTGCATATTTGGAAGGGGTCAAAAAACAAGCAATTTCCCAAGGTTATGTAGAAACTATTCTCGGTCGTCGGCGTTATGTTAATTTTACCAATAATAGTTTAAGAAAATTAAAAAACAGCAACCCAGAAGACATTGACTTGAGTAAATTAAAAAATCTCGGTCCTGAAGATGCGGGATTATTGCGTTCTGCGGCTAATGCGCCAATTCAAGGTTCTAGTGCTGATATTATCAAGATTGCGATGATTAAAATGCATGAAGTTTTGCAGAAATATGACGCGCGGTTATTATTACAAGTTCACGATGAATTGGTGTTTGAAGTTCCTCCCCAAGAGTGGGAAGAATTGCAACCACAAATTAAATCTGTTATGGAAAACGCTGTAACTTTGAGTGTTCCATTACTGGTAGATGTCCGCGCCGGTGATAATTGGATGGAAACGAAATAA
- a CDS encoding DALR anticodon-binding domain-containing protein → MLLCNYLSESVNIYTFADELTSRKTRKFPLYKGRDNSRVLYISGVALQLAKSHNQTTMDIASGIVSHLSGIRGDVFRVQIVPPGSIYLELTDPFLAAWLQNLVVTYLEESGERETRKITGQNSSRLFAIQYAHARCYSLLLLAHREGLIKLTESIPDMSQNSASDHLVSAEQIPWLNDEQKLRLTHPAEGRLIAELVQVIDNLECPDVSGAVNWEKVALDLSQAFEAFWSQCRIWGKVKISAPELAQARLGLVIATQSVLRCLLVDKLGAVAPVEL, encoded by the coding sequence ATGCTACTATGCAATTATTTGAGTGAGTCAGTAAATATTTATACTTTTGCTGATGAACTTACAAGCAGAAAAACTAGAAAATTTCCTCTGTACAAAGGTAGAGACAATAGTCGAGTTTTATATATCTCAGGTGTAGCCCTGCAATTGGCGAAATCTCATAATCAAACAACTATGGACATCGCCAGTGGTATTGTCTCTCACTTATCAGGAATCCGTGGCGACGTTTTTAGGGTACAAATTGTTCCCCCAGGGTCGATTTATTTGGAATTAACTGATCCATTTTTAGCTGCTTGGTTGCAAAACCTCGTAGTTACCTATTTAGAAGAAAGCGGGGAAAGGGAAACCAGAAAAATTACCGGGCAGAATTCGTCTCGCTTGTTTGCTATTCAATATGCTCATGCGCGCTGCTACTCATTGCTGCTGCTAGCTCACCGAGAAGGATTGATTAAACTTACAGAATCAATCCCAGATATGAGCCAAAACTCGGCTTCGGATCATTTGGTGTCAGCAGAGCAAATACCTTGGCTTAACGATGAGCAAAAACTCCGCCTGACTCACCCTGCTGAAGGTCGTCTAATTGCCGAGTTAGTACAAGTCATAGATAATTTAGAGTGTCCTGATGTGAGTGGTGCGGTGAACTGGGAAAAGGTAGCACTGGATTTAAGTCAAGCTTTTGAGGCTTTTTGGAGCCAGTGCCGTATTTGGGGTAAGGTAAAAATTTCTGCACCTGAGCTAGCCCAAGCCAGACTGGGTTTGGTAATCGCTACTCAGTCTGTGTTGAGGTGTTTACTGGTAGACAAACTGGGTGCTGTTGCTCCTGTGGAGTTATAG
- a CDS encoding thioredoxin family protein — MVLSVSERTFTQEVLQSPIPVLVNFEAPWCGLCRIIHPLLLQFNAQCGDKIKLVGVNADDNFKLANTYRLKSLPTLLLVENGMIRHRLESFRSKEDLRLALEEIKLTYNNRSQTYNNLTTADLEYRSA, encoded by the coding sequence ATGGTGTTGTCGGTTAGTGAGCGGACATTTACACAAGAAGTTTTACAATCTCCAATTCCTGTTTTAGTTAATTTTGAAGCACCCTGGTGTGGCTTGTGTCGCATTATTCATCCTCTGTTGTTGCAATTTAACGCTCAATGTGGGGACAAAATTAAACTAGTAGGGGTTAACGCTGATGATAATTTTAAACTGGCTAACACTTACCGACTAAAGTCACTACCAACTTTACTATTGGTGGAAAATGGCATGATTCGGCATCGCCTAGAAAGTTTCCGTAGTAAAGAAGATTTACGTCTGGCTTTAGAAGAAATAAAACTCACTTACAACAACCGTTCTCAAACATACAATAATCTCACAACAGCAGACTTGGAATATCGTTCAGCATAA
- a CDS encoding Cof-type HAD-IIB family hydrolase, with the protein MHKASASDLTLTGNYAEAAQNIKLLVLDIDGTISGESNTISAPVKEAIAAVQAKGIQVAIATGRMYCSALRFHAEINSTLPLSAYQGAWIQDPANDKIHRHWAVSKDMAHQLLDYFEQPHLRSLLSVHFYINDQLYVRDLSKETQIYAQRSGITPIPVGDLRQVLTNEPTKILALCDDAEAINELLGNLRRQYTPAELYLTTSVATFFEAANPLVNKGTAVRYIAEELLGLESSNVMTIGDNFNDLEMLQYAGIGVAMGNAPEGVQAIAQWVAPSVDKDGVATAIEKFLLS; encoded by the coding sequence ATGCACAAAGCATCTGCCTCTGACTTGACATTGACTGGTAATTATGCTGAAGCGGCACAAAATATTAAATTACTGGTTTTAGATATAGATGGGACGATTTCTGGAGAGTCTAATACTATCAGCGCACCTGTGAAAGAGGCGATCGCCGCAGTACAAGCCAAAGGAATTCAGGTGGCGATCGCAACTGGACGGATGTATTGTTCGGCTTTACGCTTCCACGCAGAAATTAACTCAACGCTACCATTATCAGCTTATCAGGGTGCTTGGATTCAAGACCCAGCTAATGATAAAATTCACCGTCATTGGGCTGTTTCCAAAGACATGGCGCACCAGTTACTAGACTATTTTGAACAGCCGCATCTGCGATCGCTCCTATCCGTCCACTTCTATATCAATGATCAGCTTTACGTCCGAGATTTGAGCAAAGAAACGCAAATTTATGCCCAACGTTCTGGTATTACTCCGATTCCCGTGGGCGATTTGCGCCAAGTCCTCACCAATGAACCCACAAAAATATTAGCTTTGTGCGACGATGCAGAAGCGATCAACGAGCTATTGGGGAACTTGCGCCGCCAATACACACCTGCTGAACTTTATTTAACAACATCTGTCGCTACCTTTTTTGAAGCCGCTAATCCTTTAGTGAATAAGGGAACTGCTGTGCGTTATATAGCTGAAGAACTGCTAGGCTTAGAAAGCAGCAATGTTATGACTATTGGTGATAACTTTAATGATTTAGAAATGCTACAATATGCTGGCATCGGTGTCGCTATGGGTAATGCTCCAGAAGGTGTGCAGGCGATCGCGCAATGGGTAGCTCCTAGTGTAGATAAAGATGGAGTTGCAACTGCTATAGAAAAATTTTTACTGTCGTAA
- a CDS encoding LysR family transcriptional regulator, producing MSDLPFTLDQLRILKAIAAEGSFKRAADSLYVSQPAVSLQVQNLERQLDVPLFDRGGRRAQLTEAGHLLLSYGEKILSLCQETCRAVEDLQNLQGGTLIVGASQTTGTYLLPQMIGMFRQKYPDVAVQLHVHSTRRTAWSVANGQVDLAIIGGEIPAELAESLEVMPYAEDELALILPVFHPFAKLEKIQKEDLYKLQFIALDSQSTIRKVIDHVLARSDIDTRRFKFEMELNSIEAIKNAVQSGLGAAFVSTSAIVKELQMGVLRSTPIEGVVVKRTLWMIFNPNRYRSKAAEAFSREILPKFATPEWNQNMLKLSQPKLVVNTLDAATTHSADAD from the coding sequence ATGTCTGACCTTCCTTTTACTTTAGATCAGTTACGTATCCTAAAAGCGATCGCCGCAGAAGGAAGCTTCAAGCGCGCTGCTGATAGTCTTTACGTCTCCCAACCTGCTGTAAGTTTGCAAGTGCAAAATTTAGAACGACAGCTGGATGTGCCTTTATTCGACCGTGGAGGTCGTCGCGCACAATTAACCGAAGCTGGGCATCTACTCTTAAGCTACGGTGAAAAAATCCTCAGTTTGTGTCAGGAAACCTGCCGTGCTGTGGAAGATTTACAAAATCTCCAAGGTGGTACTTTAATTGTTGGCGCGTCTCAAACCACTGGCACTTATCTGTTACCTCAAATGATCGGGATGTTCCGGCAAAAATATCCTGATGTAGCTGTGCAGTTACACGTCCACTCTACCCGGCGCACCGCGTGGAGTGTCGCTAATGGACAAGTTGATCTGGCGATCATCGGTGGTGAAATTCCGGCAGAATTGGCGGAATCTTTGGAAGTTATGCCCTACGCTGAGGATGAATTAGCCCTGATTCTACCCGTATTCCATCCCTTTGCCAAACTCGAAAAAATTCAAAAAGAAGACCTATATAAATTACAATTCATTGCTCTGGATTCCCAATCAACTATTCGCAAGGTGATAGATCACGTACTAGCACGCTCGGATATTGATACCAGGCGGTTTAAATTTGAAATGGAACTCAATTCCATAGAAGCCATAAAAAATGCCGTGCAGTCAGGCTTGGGTGCTGCTTTTGTCTCTACCTCAGCCATCGTTAAAGAATTACAAATGGGTGTCTTACGATCTACTCCGATTGAAGGTGTCGTCGTCAAGCGAACGCTGTGGATGATTTTTAATCCTAATCGCTATCGTTCCAAGGCAGCAGAAGCCTTTAGTCGAGAAATTTTACCTAAGTTTGCTACGCCAGAATGGAATCAAAATATGTTAAAATTATCACAACCAAAGCTAGTAGTAAATACACTGGATGCAGCTACGACCCACTCTGCTGATGCAGACTAA
- a CDS encoding Crp/Fnr family transcriptional regulator codes for MQSPSSFSEASRPFLTWQRILDWAQEHYRCRTFSKDERIPARPGLLYLVQRGAIRMVGTAQVSATASQLTSRRINRTPEEAFLGFVGAGQPFEIVAQSPFTLQAYAHVDQTAVLWMYWHDLDNWPHFRREVMDAFRYQHQRKLLWLSALGQRRTIDRLLGFLTLLIEEYGEPSMSETDPDVIRGYALPFPLTHAQIGSAIGSTRVTVTRLMGKLRQRGLILTQGDNLICLPADSINRVN; via the coding sequence ATGCAATCTCCATCTTCTTTTTCTGAGGCATCACGGCCTTTTTTGACTTGGCAACGGATTCTTGACTGGGCTCAAGAACACTATCGCTGCCGCACCTTTAGTAAAGATGAACGCATTCCGGCCCGGCCTGGATTGCTGTATTTAGTCCAAAGAGGTGCAATTCGCATGGTAGGAACAGCACAAGTTAGTGCTACTGCCAGTCAGCTAACGTCTCGACGAATTAACAGAACTCCAGAAGAAGCATTCTTGGGTTTTGTGGGTGCGGGACAGCCGTTTGAAATTGTTGCTCAGTCACCATTCACGCTCCAAGCATACGCCCACGTTGACCAAACTGCGGTGCTGTGGATGTACTGGCACGACTTAGACAACTGGCCTCACTTCCGCCGTGAAGTGATGGATGCCTTTAGGTATCAGCACCAACGTAAGTTGCTGTGGCTGAGTGCCTTGGGACAACGGCGCACAATTGACCGACTCTTAGGATTTCTCACACTGTTGATTGAGGAATATGGAGAGCCGTCCATGAGCGAAACTGACCCGGATGTGATTCGTGGTTACGCTCTGCCCTTCCCCTTGACTCATGCCCAAATTGGGAGCGCTATTGGTTCAACTCGCGTGACGGTGACTCGCTTAATGGGCAAGTTGCGTCAACGCGGCCTAATCCTGACTCAAGGAGACAATCTCATTTGCTTGCCGGCAGATTCGATTAATCGAGTCAACTAA
- a CDS encoding ABC transporter substrate-binding protein has protein sequence MSQKNETKVLLLSLVVTLGLVGAGLLLFKEQIFPQNQSGNNLPTTGNQSIGDRISFGDKTLTPGEVTPAKKDGVQAFADQNYAQAIASLEKSLQLNRNDPQARIYLNNARIGSAKSYSIVASVPLGTNPNNSLEILRGIAQAQDTINTSGGIKGVPLKVGIANDDDNPEISKQIATNLVKNSDVLGVVGPNESDTTLAAGKIYTDGKLVAISPTSTSVKITNFSPYIFRTVPSDFMAARSLANYMVKNLQKTQAAVFFNSQSNYSQSLKTEFVSSVSLEGGQVSSEFDLSQANFSAAKSLEQATREGAEVLMFATNTETLDRTLQVVQVNQKQLNVLGGDVVYNIRTLEVAGEQASGMVLAVPWHIEEARNSEFPQKSRQLWGGDVSWRTAMAYDATVALIAALEKNPTRSGVQQALSSSDFSTTGASGAIRFLPSGDRRSPVQLVTIVRKKTDSRSRTGYDFEPLP, from the coding sequence ATGTCCCAGAAGAACGAAACTAAAGTACTTTTGTTGTCCCTCGTAGTTACATTAGGATTAGTGGGTGCTGGTTTATTGTTATTTAAAGAGCAAATATTTCCCCAAAACCAGTCTGGTAATAATTTACCAACCACTGGTAATCAATCCATTGGCGATCGCATTAGTTTTGGAGACAAAACTTTAACTCCGGGTGAAGTTACTCCAGCGAAAAAAGATGGTGTGCAAGCCTTCGCTGATCAAAATTATGCTCAGGCGATCGCCAGTTTAGAAAAATCCTTACAACTCAACCGAAATGACCCCCAGGCACGAATATATCTGAATAATGCCCGGATTGGCTCTGCTAAAAGCTATAGCATTGTGGCATCTGTACCTTTAGGTACTAATCCCAACAATTCTCTAGAAATTTTACGTGGCATCGCCCAAGCCCAAGATACCATTAATACCTCTGGAGGAATTAAGGGAGTGCCTTTAAAGGTAGGGATAGCCAATGATGATGATAATCCTGAAATCTCAAAACAAATCGCTACCAACTTAGTCAAAAATTCAGATGTCTTAGGCGTAGTTGGACCTAATGAAAGTGATACGACTTTAGCAGCAGGCAAGATTTACACTGACGGTAAATTGGTAGCCATTTCTCCTACTAGCACTTCTGTAAAAATTACTAATTTTAGCCCCTACATTTTTCGCACAGTTCCTAGTGATTTTATGGCTGCTAGAAGCTTGGCTAATTATATGGTCAAAAACTTGCAGAAAACACAGGCAGCTGTTTTCTTTAATTCCCAGAGTAATTACAGTCAGTCTTTGAAAACTGAATTTGTTTCATCTGTGTCCTTGGAAGGCGGCCAGGTATCGAGTGAATTTGATTTGTCACAGGCTAATTTTAGTGCTGCGAAAAGTTTAGAACAAGCCACTAGGGAAGGTGCAGAAGTTTTGATGTTCGCAACTAATACTGAAACTCTAGATAGAACTTTGCAAGTAGTGCAAGTTAATCAGAAACAGTTAAATGTCTTGGGTGGAGATGTGGTTTACAACATCAGAACTTTAGAAGTTGCTGGAGAGCAAGCATCTGGGATGGTACTAGCAGTTCCCTGGCATATTGAAGAGGCGCGCAATTCAGAATTTCCCCAAAAGTCTCGGCAGTTGTGGGGTGGTGATGTCAGTTGGCGAACTGCGATGGCTTATGATGCCACTGTAGCCCTGATTGCCGCATTAGAAAAAAATCCTACACGTTCAGGCGTACAACAGGCACTTTCCTCGTCTGATTTTTCCACTACTGGCGCTTCTGGTGCAATTCGATTTTTACCATCAGGCGATCGCCGATCCCCTGTTCAATTGGTGACAATTGTGCGTAAAAAAACAGATTCTCGTTCTCGTACTGGCTATGACTTTGAACCATTGCCATAA
- a CDS encoding serine/threonine-protein kinase — MKIYCTRPSCSRPENYFADLDDTTKLRTTEQKYCTNCGMPLLLDGRYVPIKFLGRGGFGTAFLARDRRIPGMRECVVKQFQPVGSLSPNQLQKAQILFEREAEVLAQIGSEHEQIPALFAFFPVTVSSLQAGREDQFFYLVQEYIDGQNLEEELIQNGKFSEPQILEVLEEILQVLQFVHDKNIIHRDIKPSNIMRRRDGKLFLLDFGAVKQVTTASLTENATSTGIYSMGFAPPEQMYGNQVFPSTDLYALAVTSLNLLTGEEATQLFDAYTNQWKWRNQVTVSSHLADILDKMLLAAANQRFQSANDVLAALAHQLIAPKVLPQSQTQTQTQTQTQTQPPQPPNIQPVPSQPAFSTWELLGGAAFSGFEGALIAIALYSLLQSPIITLTASAVILGGLIFAQTRRWIEKFDLLIIPGITWAIIFFIPFLRAGINIQQIAVLAVAAGLVAISVAVIFRLIYKLISLIL, encoded by the coding sequence ATGAAAATTTACTGCACTCGTCCCAGTTGCTCTCGCCCAGAAAACTATTTTGCAGATTTAGATGATACTACCAAGCTCAGAACAACCGAGCAAAAATACTGTACAAACTGTGGTATGCCACTGTTGCTTGATGGTCGATACGTGCCAATTAAGTTCCTGGGAAGAGGGGGTTTTGGTACAGCCTTTTTAGCACGCGATCGCCGCATACCCGGAATGCGTGAATGCGTGGTTAAGCAGTTCCAACCTGTAGGAAGTTTGTCCCCAAATCAACTGCAAAAAGCACAAATTTTATTTGAGAGAGAAGCCGAAGTTTTAGCCCAAATAGGTAGCGAACACGAGCAAATACCTGCTTTATTTGCTTTTTTTCCGGTGACAGTTTCTAGCTTGCAAGCAGGACGTGAAGACCAGTTTTTTTACTTGGTACAAGAATATATTGATGGGCAAAACTTGGAGGAAGAATTAATTCAAAATGGTAAGTTTTCTGAACCGCAAATTTTGGAGGTACTAGAAGAAATTCTTCAGGTTTTACAGTTTGTCCATGATAAAAATATCATTCACAGAGATATTAAACCTTCCAATATCATGCGTCGTCGTGATGGGAAACTTTTTCTGCTAGATTTTGGTGCAGTTAAACAAGTGACAACTGCTTCTTTAACTGAAAATGCAACTTCTACCGGCATTTATTCTATGGGATTTGCCCCGCCTGAGCAAATGTATGGAAATCAAGTCTTTCCATCTACAGATTTATACGCTTTGGCTGTAACTAGTCTGAATTTGCTCACTGGAGAGGAAGCAACTCAGCTTTTTGATGCTTACACTAACCAGTGGAAATGGCGCAATCAAGTAACTGTCAGTTCTCACCTGGCTGATATTTTAGATAAAATGCTCCTCGCTGCGGCTAATCAACGCTTTCAGTCGGCTAATGACGTTCTTGCAGCTTTGGCTCACCAATTGATCGCCCCAAAAGTCTTACCACAATCTCAGACTCAGACTCAGACTCAGACTCAGACTCAGACTCAGCCTCCACAACCGCCCAACATTCAGCCAGTACCATCTCAACCAGCTTTTTCAACTTGGGAATTATTGGGTGGAGCCGCCTTTAGTGGGTTTGAGGGTGCGTTAATAGCGATCGCTCTTTATAGTTTATTGCAATCGCCCATAATTACTTTGACAGCTTCTGCTGTGATTTTAGGCGGACTGATTTTTGCCCAAACTAGGCGCTGGATTGAAAAGTTTGATTTATTAATAATTCCCGGAATTACCTGGGCGATTATTTTTTTTATTCCCTTTTTGCGGGCTGGAATTAATATTCAACAAATAGCTGTGCTAGCGGTTGCTGCTGGTTTAGTAGCTATTTCAGTTGCAGTTATATTTCGCCTGATTTATAAATTAATATCTTTGATACTTTAA
- a CDS encoding NnrU family protein: MLNSWLTPSHFVMLGLQLAFAIAHSGGAALRPWAEKRIGARLYRICFALVSLPLAVILIIYFFNHRYDGLQLWFVQAVPGVREVVWVLSAISFLFLYPATFNLLEIAAIQKPQVYLFETGIIRITRHPQMVGQIIWCFAHTLWLGTSFTLITSIGLILHHLFGVWHGDRRLRSRYGESFEIVKQRTSIIPFQAIIDGRQSLKWQEFLRPAYLGVGIFIGLLFWAHPLLIVATSRIQW; encoded by the coding sequence ATGCTGAATTCTTGGCTTACACCCAGTCATTTTGTCATGTTGGGGTTACAATTAGCCTTCGCGATCGCTCACAGTGGGGGAGCCGCCCTCCGTCCTTGGGCTGAAAAACGCATAGGAGCAAGGCTTTATCGCATTTGCTTTGCATTAGTTAGTTTACCGTTAGCTGTAATCTTAATTATTTACTTTTTCAATCATCGCTATGATGGCTTGCAACTTTGGTTCGTGCAGGCTGTACCGGGAGTCAGGGAAGTAGTTTGGGTATTATCAGCGATTTCCTTTTTATTTTTGTATCCTGCCACCTTCAATTTACTAGAAATTGCCGCCATTCAAAAGCCCCAAGTCTACCTGTTTGAAACCGGAATTATTCGTATTACCCGCCATCCTCAGATGGTAGGACAAATAATTTGGTGTTTTGCCCATACCCTCTGGCTAGGTACTAGCTTTACCCTGATTACTTCCATTGGGTTGATTTTGCATCACTTGTTTGGAGTTTGGCATGGCGATCGCCGTCTTCGGTCCCGCTATGGTGAATCCTTTGAAATTGTTAAACAGAGAACATCAATTATTCCTTTCCAAGCCATTATTGATGGTCGTCAATCTCTCAAATGGCAGGAATTTCTCCGCCCTGCCTATTTAGGAGTAGGAATTTTTATTGGTCTGCTTTTCTGGGCGCACCCCCTGTTAATTGTCGCGACTAGTAGGATACAATGGTAG